The proteins below are encoded in one region of Bifidobacterium dentium JCM 1195 = DSM 20436:
- a CDS encoding adenosine deaminase, whose translation MTHISPATEQALRKLPKAELHLHIEGTLEPELALKLAERNNINLPFADLDDLKTHYEFENLQSFLDLYYQLMSVLRTRQDFTDLMLAYLARANADGVRRAEIFFDPQVHMNNGLDFDVVLDGLLEGLRIGHERFGIDGGLIMCIIRDMPVDSAEALLDTAASRAGDLLGIGLDSAEVGYPPELFSHVYERAARLGLHLVAHAGEEGPADYVRQALDSLHVERIDHGVRTATDGDLVARIARDGIALTVCPLSNHRLQVVRDVADLPVRQLFDAGVKVTLNSDDPAYFGGYIGDNYIAMARTGMSLDELATIAEYSLKSSFATPEQKTTYANALADWKRIHL comes from the coding sequence ATGACTCACATCAGCCCGGCCACCGAACAGGCACTGCGTAAGCTGCCGAAAGCGGAGCTTCATCTGCATATCGAAGGCACCCTCGAGCCGGAACTGGCCCTGAAACTGGCCGAACGTAACAACATCAACCTGCCGTTCGCTGATCTTGACGATCTCAAGACACACTATGAGTTCGAGAATCTTCAGTCGTTCCTAGACCTGTACTACCAACTCATGTCCGTGCTGCGCACCAGGCAGGATTTCACCGACCTCATGCTCGCCTATCTGGCACGGGCGAATGCCGATGGCGTTCGGCGGGCGGAGATTTTCTTCGATCCTCAGGTACACATGAATAATGGTCTCGATTTTGATGTGGTGCTCGATGGCCTGCTTGAGGGTCTTCGCATCGGTCATGAACGTTTCGGCATCGATGGCGGGCTCATCATGTGCATCATCCGGGATATGCCCGTCGATTCAGCCGAGGCGTTGCTTGATACCGCGGCTTCACGGGCCGGGGACCTGCTCGGTATCGGTTTGGATTCCGCCGAAGTCGGATATCCGCCGGAACTGTTCAGTCATGTATATGAGCGTGCGGCGCGACTTGGCCTGCATCTCGTCGCGCACGCCGGCGAGGAGGGCCCGGCCGATTATGTCCGTCAGGCGTTGGACTCCCTGCATGTCGAACGCATCGATCATGGCGTTCGCACCGCCACCGATGGCGATTTGGTGGCACGAATTGCCCGTGATGGAATCGCGTTGACGGTGTGCCCGTTGTCAAACCATCGTCTGCAGGTGGTGCGGGACGTGGCCGATCTTCCGGTACGCCAACTGTTCGACGCTGGTGTGAAGGTGACGCTCAATTCCGATGATCCCGCCTACTTCGGCGGATATATCGGCGACAATTACATCGCCATGGCACGGACCGGCATGAGCTTGGATGAGTTGGCCACCATCGCGGAATACTCTCTGAAGTCCTCATTCGCAACCCCTGAGCAGAAAACCACTTACGCCAACGCTCTGGCCGACTGGAAGCGCATCCATCTTTAG
- the ucpA gene encoding SDR family oxidoreductase UcpA, whose translation MVQPKLEGKVAIITGAAAGLGEGIAQVYAKYGAKICMVDLSADVDRTADKIREMYPDADIVTVMANVADKDQMIAAARTTVDAFGPIDIACCNAGVCRLAPFEQMPDEMRDFHIDVNIKGVWNTCQAVVPYMLENGGGAIVIASSVTGDIVADAGEAAYAMTKAALVGLTKCLAVEYADRNIRVNCSQLGYARTPMVEKMAVESNPDNPESAINDIAVGVPMKRLAKPTEVGELFAFLGSDEASYITGAQVVIDGGSTLPETMSIGTN comes from the coding sequence ATGGTTCAACCGAAACTCGAAGGCAAAGTCGCCATCATCACCGGAGCCGCGGCAGGCTTGGGCGAGGGAATCGCGCAAGTGTACGCCAAGTACGGTGCGAAGATCTGCATGGTCGACCTGTCGGCCGATGTCGACAGGACTGCGGACAAGATCCGTGAGATGTATCCGGATGCCGACATCGTGACCGTCATGGCCAATGTGGCCGATAAGGATCAGATGATCGCGGCCGCCAGAACAACGGTGGACGCTTTCGGTCCGATCGACATCGCCTGCTGCAATGCCGGCGTATGTCGGCTTGCGCCATTCGAGCAGATGCCTGACGAGATGCGTGATTTCCACATCGACGTGAACATCAAAGGCGTATGGAACACCTGCCAGGCGGTAGTGCCGTACATGTTGGAGAACGGTGGCGGCGCGATCGTGATCGCCTCTTCCGTGACGGGCGACATCGTGGCCGATGCCGGTGAAGCGGCCTACGCCATGACCAAGGCCGCACTCGTGGGGCTGACCAAATGCCTGGCAGTGGAATACGCCGACCGCAACATCCGCGTCAACTGCTCGCAGTTGGGCTATGCGCGCACCCCGATGGTGGAGAAGATGGCGGTCGAATCCAATCCGGACAATCCGGAATCCGCCATCAACGACATTGCGGTCGGCGTGCCGATGAAACGACTGGCCAAGCCGACCGAAGTGGGCGAACTGTTCGCCTTCCTAGGCTCCGACGAGGCCAGCTACATCACCGGCGCACAAGTGGTCATCGACGGCGGTAGCACACTGCCGGAGACCATGAGCATCGGCACCAACTGA
- a CDS encoding D-aminoacyl-tRNA deacylase → MRISVQRVNEASIAVLNDLGTLDPTFDVQQIGLGLLLTVEIEPDDDEPTIDMMANRVLTLRCFDGPQGSLPQSVQEIRGEILSIPQPLTSLHSPATGRPQLVAEDTDNEHANLTWIRFNEALRSGNVPVYEGRYGARMRIGSIVDGPFQFTLISD, encoded by the coding sequence ATGAGAATTTCCGTGCAACGCGTGAATGAAGCGAGCATCGCCGTTTTGAACGACCTCGGTACGCTCGATCCGACGTTCGACGTGCAGCAAATCGGTCTTGGCCTACTGTTGACCGTCGAAATCGAACCCGACGATGACGAACCCACGATTGACATGATGGCGAACCGCGTCCTCACACTGCGTTGCTTCGACGGACCGCAAGGTTCGCTTCCTCAATCCGTGCAGGAAATCCGAGGAGAAATCCTATCCATTCCACAACCGCTCACCTCTTTGCACAGCCCCGCCACGGGACGTCCCCAACTCGTTGCCGAAGATACCGACAACGAGCATGCCAATCTCACATGGATCCGCTTCAACGAAGCTCTCCGCTCGGGCAACGTTCCCGTATATGAAGGCCGATATGGCGCTCGCATGCGCATTGGCTCCATCGTCGACGGTCCATTTCAGTTCACGCTCATTTCCGATTAG
- the dtd gene encoding D-aminoacyl-tRNA deacylase, whose product MRIVLQKVSDGSVDVIDELTGERDPTFEPQRIGVGYVLLVGAEDSDGAKQIAWLAHKISNLRVFEDDNGKMNRSIHDVNGSILSISQFTLYADVRKGNRPSFVKAGSPDHADKVWRQFNETLRAEGLAVKEGRFGAHMRVNLTNDGPVTIIFDTDELGV is encoded by the coding sequence ATGCGTATTGTGCTTCAGAAAGTCAGCGACGGGTCCGTGGATGTGATTGATGAACTCACCGGCGAACGGGATCCCACCTTCGAACCACAGCGGATCGGCGTCGGATATGTGCTGCTTGTCGGCGCAGAGGATTCGGACGGCGCCAAGCAGATCGCGTGGCTGGCGCACAAGATCTCGAATCTGCGTGTGTTCGAAGACGACAACGGCAAAATGAACCGTTCCATTCACGATGTGAACGGCTCGATCCTTTCCATCTCGCAATTCACGTTGTATGCGGACGTGCGCAAAGGCAATCGCCCAAGCTTCGTGAAGGCAGGGTCGCCGGACCATGCCGACAAGGTGTGGCGGCAGTTCAACGAAACACTGCGGGCCGAAGGCCTTGCGGTGAAAGAAGGCCGTTTCGGAGCCCACATGCGCGTGAACTTGACTAACGACGGTCCCGTGACCATCATCTTCGATACGGACGAACTGGGAGTCTGA
- a CDS encoding sugar O-acetyltransferase translates to MSAMKERMHTGELYLPGDHEIMEWQTKCLDRLYEFNQTRPTEFKKRQTLMKEMFAEIGEGCYVEPPFHSNFGGGHVHFGKNIYANFNLTCVDDTHIYVGDYTMFGPNVTVATAGHPILPELRKKGYQYNAPVRIGKNCWIGAGVIILPGITIGDNVVIGAGSIVTKDLPSCVVAVGNPCKILREVDERDKEYYFKNKKIPQDL, encoded by the coding sequence ATGAGTGCGATGAAAGAAAGAATGCACACGGGAGAATTGTATCTTCCCGGTGATCACGAGATTATGGAATGGCAGACAAAATGCCTTGACCGTCTTTATGAGTTCAATCAGACCCGGCCAACCGAATTCAAAAAGAGGCAGACTCTAATGAAAGAGATGTTTGCGGAAATCGGTGAAGGCTGTTACGTTGAACCGCCTTTTCATTCTAATTTTGGCGGAGGCCATGTGCATTTCGGGAAAAACATTTATGCGAACTTTAACTTGACTTGTGTAGATGATACGCACATTTATGTGGGGGATTACACAATGTTCGGCCCGAATGTCACCGTTGCTACCGCAGGACATCCGATTCTTCCGGAGTTGCGGAAGAAAGGGTATCAGTATAATGCGCCTGTTCGCATCGGAAAAAACTGCTGGATTGGTGCAGGGGTGATTATACTCCCTGGTATTACGATTGGTGATAACGTTGTGATCGGTGCCGGAAGCATAGTGACAAAGGATTTGCCGTCTTGCGTTGTGGCGGTTGGTAATCCGTGCAAGATATTACGGGAAGTAGATGAGCGTGATAAAGAGTATTATTTCAAGAATAAAAAGATACCGCAGGATCTATAG
- a CDS encoding DUF488 domain-containing protein, producing MAQSHVLQIKRIYDSAQPTDGYRVLVDRVWPRGVSKERADLDRWAKTEVTPTTDLRKWFAHDPAKFDEFKARYIEQLDGRDEAAEFVSDVRDHLRTGNVTLLYAAKDPACNHAVILRDWIAEHL from the coding sequence ATGGCGCAGTCGCATGTTCTTCAGATCAAACGCATATATGATTCCGCGCAGCCGACCGACGGTTACCGTGTTCTGGTGGATCGGGTGTGGCCGCGCGGCGTTTCCAAGGAGCGTGCGGATCTTGACCGTTGGGCTAAAACGGAGGTGACGCCCACCACGGACCTGCGCAAGTGGTTCGCTCATGACCCCGCTAAATTCGACGAGTTCAAGGCACGGTACATCGAGCAGCTTGACGGGCGCGATGAGGCCGCCGAATTCGTGTCGGACGTGCGCGACCATCTGCGAACAGGAAACGTCACCCTGCTCTATGCCGCCAAGGATCCCGCTTGCAACCACGCCGTCATCCTACGTGACTGGATCGCCGAGCATCTGTGA
- a CDS encoding VOC family protein, protein MNIGHVAIYVKDLEESARFFETYFQGRRNELYVNPNTGFSSYFLSFDDSTRLELMNIPVISEPNGDPQLGYAHIAFQVGSKDEVDRLTARLEKDGYVVKSYPRTTGDGCYESSIYDANGNAIEITE, encoded by the coding sequence ATGAATATAGGACATGTAGCGATCTATGTAAAAGACTTGGAAGAAAGCGCTCGCTTCTTTGAGACCTATTTTCAAGGAAGGCGAAACGAGCTTTATGTAAATCCGAATACTGGTTTTTCATCTTACTTCCTGTCTTTTGATGACTCGACAAGACTGGAGCTCATGAATATACCGGTTATTTCGGAGCCGAATGGTGACCCGCAACTCGGATATGCGCATATTGCTTTTCAGGTTGGTTCAAAAGATGAGGTCGATAGATTGACCGCCAGGCTCGAAAAAGACGGCTACGTAGTCAAAAGTTATCCGAGGACCACCGGAGACGGATGTTACGAAAGCAGCATATACGATGCTAACGGCAATGCTATAGAAATTACGGAATAG
- a CDS encoding metallopeptidase family protein → MKMSDDEFERAIEDALAGIPDRFKQVLENVGIAMAQEPNERELGTMCDAGGELLGLYEGIAITRRTAAYSGVMPDVITIFKGPHERVCATRAQMVEQIRKTVLHEIGHYFGFDDAYLHAHGY, encoded by the coding sequence ATGAAGATGAGCGACGACGAGTTCGAGCGGGCCATCGAAGACGCGCTCGCGGGTATTCCCGACAGGTTCAAGCAGGTGCTGGAGAATGTGGGGATCGCCATGGCGCAGGAGCCGAACGAGCGGGAGTTGGGCACGATGTGCGACGCGGGCGGCGAACTGCTGGGACTGTACGAAGGAATCGCCATCACGCGGCGAACCGCGGCCTACAGCGGTGTGATGCCGGACGTGATCACTATTTTCAAGGGCCCGCACGAGCGGGTATGCGCCACCCGTGCGCAAATGGTCGAGCAGATCCGCAAGACCGTGCTGCACGAGATCGGCCACTACTTCGGCTTCGACGACGCCTACCTGCACGCGCATGGCTATTAG
- a CDS encoding TetR/AcrR family transcriptional regulator, which produces MNKSESKYFATADRMDEALLKLLERKDLAYITVKEVCEVAGVNRSTFYLHYESMTDLLSESVGYMNDHFLIHMNRDVEAFATKLRTCPVDELYLVTPEYLTPYLSYIKKNKRLFRAAMNNAAALGLDKNYDRMFFHVFTPILDRYHVPNQDRRYIMAFYIQGLMAIVSEWLRHDCADSIEYVIGVIQRCMQHGEEGL; this is translated from the coding sequence TTGAACAAATCGGAAAGCAAGTATTTCGCAACGGCCGACAGGATGGACGAGGCGCTTCTGAAGCTTCTCGAACGGAAGGACCTCGCCTATATCACGGTCAAGGAGGTCTGTGAGGTGGCTGGCGTCAACCGTTCCACATTCTATCTGCATTATGAGTCGATGACGGATCTGCTGTCGGAGAGCGTCGGATATATGAACGACCATTTCCTCATTCATATGAACAGGGATGTGGAAGCCTTTGCCACGAAACTGCGCACCTGTCCGGTGGACGAGCTGTATCTCGTCACGCCGGAATATCTGACGCCGTACCTGAGCTATATCAAGAAAAACAAGAGACTGTTCCGCGCGGCCATGAACAACGCGGCGGCGCTGGGGTTGGATAAAAACTACGATCGGATGTTCTTCCATGTGTTCACGCCGATCCTTGACCGTTACCATGTGCCGAACCAGGACAGACGCTACATCATGGCGTTTTATATTCAAGGGTTGATGGCGATCGTCTCGGAGTGGCTCAGGCATGATTGCGCCGATTCTATTGAATACGTCATAGGGGTGATTCAGCGATGCATGCAGCATGGTGAGGAGGGACTATGA
- a CDS encoding D-2-hydroxyacid dehydrogenase — translation MGIENNHKLIVNCLPLTESEKAQFTRAARGVPQEFVGDSTQRGSMNWSARIPKEFRASVTAIIGNVPPEECSQCPRLEWLQTWSAGVDKYQRPDVLQPGSMLTNASGAYGQSVSEHMFAMMWALMKNLHVYAGNQANADWTDAGRALSPSGMTALVIGTGDIGSHFARLCKSVGMETIGVRRNPSVEAEGIDHTIGFESLEQALPYADVVAMSVPSTPATHHLLNADRLALLKPEALVLNAGRGDAIDSEALAAALTGNELRGAGLDVTEPEPLPADSPLWHEPRCLITPHVAGGNHLEVTERRIIAIALGNVRCYANGQSLDNRMPLKG, via the coding sequence ATGGGAATTGAGAACAATCACAAGCTCATCGTCAACTGTCTGCCGTTGACGGAGTCGGAGAAGGCGCAATTCACGCGTGCGGCCAGGGGAGTGCCGCAGGAATTCGTAGGCGACTCGACGCAGCGGGGGAGTATGAACTGGAGCGCCCGCATCCCGAAGGAATTCCGTGCATCGGTGACTGCGATCATCGGAAACGTACCGCCGGAGGAATGCTCGCAATGCCCCAGACTCGAATGGCTGCAAACCTGGAGCGCCGGCGTCGACAAATACCAGCGGCCCGACGTACTGCAACCCGGATCCATGCTCACCAACGCTTCCGGCGCATACGGGCAGAGCGTATCCGAGCACATGTTCGCCATGATGTGGGCGCTCATGAAGAACCTACACGTCTATGCCGGCAATCAAGCCAACGCAGACTGGACTGACGCGGGCCGTGCATTAAGCCCATCGGGCATGACCGCATTGGTGATCGGCACCGGCGACATCGGCTCGCACTTCGCCAGACTGTGCAAGAGCGTCGGCATGGAAACCATCGGCGTACGACGTAACCCATCCGTCGAAGCGGAAGGCATCGACCACACGATAGGCTTCGAATCACTCGAACAGGCATTGCCATACGCCGACGTCGTCGCCATGAGCGTGCCGTCCACACCGGCCACGCACCATCTGCTGAATGCCGATCGACTGGCACTGCTCAAACCCGAAGCGCTGGTACTGAACGCGGGCCGAGGCGATGCCATCGATTCCGAAGCCCTTGCAGCGGCGCTCACGGGCAACGAGCTACGGGGTGCCGGCCTCGACGTGACCGAACCTGAACCGTTGCCGGCCGACTCGCCATTGTGGCATGAACCGCGCTGTCTCATCACCCCGCATGTGGCGGGCGGCAACCATCTGGAAGTGACGGAACGGCGCATCATCGCCATCGCATTGGGCAACGTGCGCTGCTACGCCAACGGTCAGTCGCTCGACAATCGCATGCCTTTGAAAGGCTGA
- a CDS encoding APC family permease, which produces MADNRMKQKERPPSAEGNGLQKSLKLIFVYTVATGSIFTYVSYWDSVFFSYCGAGTFLAFALMTVAILPTALVYSEISPLFKTAGGELIYNTVGFNKHVGFLASWLIMAAWISVPPAVVMAVATFISKLFNLNLNFQTTVIIGVVFLLLIFIMSLQDVQFLVKAQAFCLFANIATTLITAALILTSGHWSIANLADMFSFSSKASTLGIPAWIIGMALLITPYFGFETVPQMVEEGDFPINNTKKAICGSVLTCGAIYTIFFFCVAGLAPVKDLLAGDDANGFMTITAMQNLLGWKFWPIVYGCISILLGMTASILGFWMSTVRMLYSMGKKNFLPEVFTKVNKHQQPILPNIFLLAISLTFILLQNAGSFMNDFFNLMSFGCACAYALTMISAVRIHHRHPEWYANNRNVVPGGDLFRVLAMVIMVCIAFFCTLGQGVGSWISFAVYLGIGVAIWLWMVLVRWRNSKVVIETLDGEVEF; this is translated from the coding sequence ATGGCGGACAATCGCATGAAACAAAAGGAGAGACCTCCATCCGCAGAAGGCAACGGCCTGCAGAAAAGTCTGAAACTCATCTTCGTCTACACGGTGGCGACCGGCTCGATTTTCACCTACGTAAGCTATTGGGATTCCGTATTTTTCAGCTATTGCGGGGCGGGAACGTTCCTCGCCTTCGCGCTGATGACGGTTGCGATTCTTCCGACGGCACTCGTCTACAGTGAAATCTCACCGTTGTTCAAAACGGCGGGCGGCGAGCTCATCTACAATACGGTCGGCTTTAACAAGCATGTCGGCTTTCTGGCATCCTGGCTTATCATGGCGGCTTGGATTTCCGTGCCGCCGGCCGTGGTCATGGCCGTGGCGACGTTCATCAGCAAACTCTTCAACCTGAATCTGAATTTCCAGACCACCGTGATCATCGGCGTCGTGTTCCTGTTGCTCATCTTCATCATGAGTCTGCAGGACGTGCAGTTCCTGGTCAAAGCACAGGCGTTCTGCCTGTTCGCCAATATTGCCACCACGCTTATCACCGCAGCGCTGATCCTGACTTCCGGTCATTGGAGCATCGCCAATCTGGCGGACATGTTCTCGTTCAGTTCGAAGGCTTCGACGCTTGGCATTCCGGCGTGGATCATCGGCATGGCATTGCTCATCACGCCCTATTTCGGTTTCGAAACCGTGCCTCAGATGGTGGAAGAGGGTGACTTCCCCATCAATAACACGAAGAAGGCCATCTGCGGATCCGTGCTCACCTGCGGTGCGATCTACACGATCTTTTTCTTCTGCGTGGCCGGTCTCGCACCGGTCAAGGATCTGCTTGCCGGCGATGACGCGAACGGTTTCATGACCATCACCGCCATGCAGAATCTGCTGGGATGGAAATTCTGGCCGATCGTGTACGGCTGTATTTCCATCCTGCTGGGGATGACCGCTTCGATTCTGGGATTCTGGATGTCCACCGTACGCATGCTCTATTCGATGGGCAAGAAAAACTTTCTGCCGGAAGTGTTCACCAAGGTCAACAAGCATCAGCAGCCGATTCTGCCAAACATCTTCCTGCTAGCCATCAGCCTGACCTTCATTCTCCTGCAGAATGCGGGCAGCTTCATGAACGACTTCTTTAACCTCATGTCGTTCGGCTGCGCCTGCGCCTATGCGCTGACGATGATCTCGGCCGTGCGTATTCACCATAGGCATCCCGAATGGTATGCGAACAACAGGAACGTGGTGCCAGGCGGTGACCTGTTCCGTGTGCTCGCCATGGTGATCATGGTGTGCATCGCGTTCTTCTGCACACTCGGACAGGGCGTAGGATCGTGGATTTCCTTCGCCGTATATCTTGGCATCGGCGTGGCCATCTGGCTGTGGATGGTGCTGGTCCGGTGGAGGAATTCCAAGGTCGTCATCGAAACGTTGGACGGCGAGGTCGAGTTCTGA
- a CDS encoding zinc-binding dehydrogenase — translation MKSWRFTGTNEPLRLEELPEPSAGPGKVVIDVKAAGICHTDVGILTDPGWMTMLGQVPVTLGHEDAGVISAVGDGVTDFKVGDRVAICPTTSAGCPGSSFDGGFGPKIVIGTEALVRIPDEVDFVNGAAATDAGMTSYAAVVRRGGVKAGDKVGIIGLGGLGQIGARVAYLLGAEVYVAEIKEDIWPLAKELGAVDVRRSIKDFNDVKFDVIIDFAGFGTTTADAVDVIGLGGVVVLVGMGKLETTIDSKSLIVNQCDLRGSNGGTPDDIRGVYELMRTGKLSPVTTCISFDEVPQAIERLEAGDVKGRLVIRYE, via the coding sequence ATGAAGTCTTGGAGATTCACTGGAACGAACGAACCATTGAGATTGGAAGAACTGCCGGAACCGAGTGCCGGGCCGGGCAAGGTCGTCATCGATGTGAAGGCGGCTGGCATTTGCCATACCGATGTCGGCATTCTGACTGATCCCGGTTGGATGACCATGCTCGGCCAGGTGCCGGTGACGCTTGGCCATGAGGATGCCGGTGTCATCAGCGCGGTCGGCGACGGTGTCACCGACTTCAAGGTCGGTGACCGTGTAGCAATCTGCCCGACCACGTCGGCAGGATGCCCCGGCTCATCGTTTGATGGCGGTTTCGGGCCGAAAATCGTCATAGGGACCGAAGCATTGGTGCGCATCCCGGATGAAGTCGATTTTGTGAACGGCGCCGCCGCAACCGATGCGGGCATGACATCCTATGCGGCGGTGGTCCGCCGAGGTGGCGTCAAGGCGGGAGACAAGGTCGGCATCATCGGACTTGGCGGGCTTGGCCAAATTGGCGCGAGAGTGGCGTATCTGCTTGGTGCGGAAGTGTATGTGGCTGAAATCAAGGAGGACATCTGGCCGCTTGCCAAGGAACTCGGCGCGGTGGACGTACGTAGATCCATCAAGGACTTCAACGACGTAAAGTTCGATGTCATCATCGATTTCGCGGGCTTTGGCACCACTACGGCGGACGCGGTGGACGTCATCGGACTGGGTGGTGTGGTCGTGCTCGTCGGCATGGGCAAGCTGGAGACCACCATCGATTCAAAGTCGCTTATCGTCAATCAGTGTGATCTGCGTGGCTCAAACGGAGGCACTCCCGACGATATTCGCGGCGTTTACGAGCTGATGCGTACCGGAAAACTGTCGCCCGTCACCACCTGCATCAGCTTCGACGAGGTTCCGCAGGCTATCGAACGGCTCGAAGCGGGCGATGTGAAGGGCCGGCTCGTCATCAGATACGAGTAA
- a CDS encoding macro domain-containing protein → MPFSVTHQDITGMHVDAIVNAANTDLMMGGGVCGAIFRAAGANRMQTACNRLSPIRTGEAVITPGFDLPAKYVIHTAGPVWHGGDHDEEQLLRACYRNCLAIASVHGCKSIAFPLISAGIYGYPKTEAQDVAEDEIQIWLADTGMDLDVWLVLWP, encoded by the coding sequence ATGCCATTTTCCGTGACGCATCAGGACATCACCGGCATGCATGTGGATGCCATTGTCAACGCGGCGAATACGGACCTCATGATGGGTGGAGGGGTATGCGGCGCGATTTTCCGCGCGGCGGGAGCGAACCGCATGCAGACCGCATGCAATCGCCTCTCCCCCATCCGTACCGGTGAGGCGGTGATCACGCCGGGATTCGATCTGCCGGCCAAGTACGTCATCCACACAGCCGGACCGGTTTGGCATGGCGGTGACCATGATGAGGAGCAGCTGTTGCGCGCCTGCTACCGCAATTGCCTAGCGATCGCCTCCGTGCACGGCTGCAAAAGCATCGCGTTCCCGCTGATTTCCGCCGGCATCTATGGCTATCCGAAAACCGAGGCCCAGGATGTGGCCGAAGATGAGATTCAGATTTGGCTGGCCGACACCGGCATGGACCTGGACGTTTGGCTCGTTCTGTGGCCATAG
- a CDS encoding alpha/beta fold hydrolase has protein sequence MKHIVFGSGTKNFVILPGLSVHSVMGLADAIAEAYKDFCEEYTVYVFDRAENIHEGYTVRNMAEDTAAAMRELNIKNADVFGASQGGMIAMYLAIDHPQMVNRLILGSTLAKPNGTFNHVIDEWIRLARAKDELGLLESFADNVYSESTLKAYRETLISSNLGISDEEYRRFIILAEACKTFDCYGELSSIQCPVLVIGAEGDRVVTAEGSKQIAEALGCESYIYDGSHGHGVYDEAADYRRRCLDFLLGVSA, from the coding sequence ATGAAGCACATCGTATTCGGCAGCGGAACCAAGAACTTCGTGATACTGCCAGGACTGTCGGTGCACAGCGTGATGGGCTTGGCCGACGCGATTGCGGAGGCGTACAAGGATTTCTGCGAGGAATACACCGTGTATGTTTTCGACAGGGCCGAGAACATACACGAGGGTTACACGGTCAGAAACATGGCGGAAGACACCGCGGCGGCGATGCGGGAGCTGAATATTAAGAACGCCGACGTGTTCGGCGCATCCCAAGGCGGCATGATCGCCATGTATCTCGCCATCGATCACCCGCAAATGGTGAACAGGCTGATTCTCGGCTCGACGCTGGCAAAACCCAACGGCACGTTCAATCATGTCATAGACGAATGGATACGGCTGGCCAGGGCGAAGGATGAGCTGGGGCTTCTCGAGAGTTTCGCGGACAACGTGTATTCCGAGTCCACCCTGAAGGCCTATCGGGAAACGTTGATCTCCTCCAATCTGGGTATCAGCGATGAGGAATATCGGCGCTTCATTATTCTGGCCGAAGCCTGCAAAACCTTCGACTGCTACGGAGAGCTTTCCTCCATCCAGTGCCCGGTCTTGGTGATCGGTGCGGAGGGCGACCGTGTCGTGACCGCGGAAGGGTCGAAGCAGATCGCCGAGGCGCTTGGCTGCGAAAGCTACATTTACGATGGCAGCCATGGTCACGGCGTATACGATGAGGCCGCCGATTATAGGCGGCGGTGCCTGGATTTTCTGCTGGGGGTTTCGGCCTGA